The following are encoded together in the Ooceraea biroi isolate clonal line C1 chromosome 2, Obir_v5.4, whole genome shotgun sequence genome:
- the LOC105278822 gene encoding uncharacterized protein LOC105278822, whose protein sequence is MDNQSEDEETKKKPCKDICNYSISEEEGGDTAADSLDIKPPPRAIVRHHKSSSSHQGEKHSNRRSDRDERERSSHQHEHHGRSDANLEGFVHISQLQTSSFQENKQFLSRLYRSKEEFINEYKRLYYERAKSEELYLLILTELKAAMSNGNITILKKLKDVIDYMNEAEDPITLRNYYDHANNPIKNTNLVILACKHKKVKVLEYLFDSDNTLLNNLSIDVNILPDDRDEECHNAFYYAIRSSMIELLNTLINNWPDNYFAVHLEELDEILSKAYEELKLKNVPLSDKMEIYVENKLINLRFFSNTSRQDQSFKGDRNDKKNKTEERIELILENINLLKRDYERNAKKVDQRFLFIAKFIAQNIYILKRQLKSTYDRLPWEEIEFCLVSFVSSYVKQQEINLFYRSTLNKSKILNHLENFTKKLKDEKDIIEDVNINKNAVRRKLTRDEVIAQIISNSPQFEELYNDYQRIRDIQSLKKINDYIKLALLADSKEKKGQLIITRTLQVIGEHLKNTLESPKLSNTTSKLLLLSLPKYTRKIIIDLRNSLSHADSLFNRTEIEDNKDVNFFIGVQNDIKKVSDVITNIFYNNKIKVITILLKNIISSDNFDEIKELVEMLRTVKLDDIISEDFKMIEREKLENLIKELSDNITDKTDYEQELFNKINNIINSADILSKNYIIGFLSLKSLRTFLNERVINHNIVKDLKFRVNIILEQIALKIDSYNLKDIVMLILKIFYSVESRIQCDKLDELNRLIYEIVFIVEFVIDDIEWIKKLKSELNKKRLFSPSYKQEKTYDTEKTYDNQLALKLSELKNILSDNILSGQLTKTFPCYKNDKKLQAVVEMLVLDIMSILGSKNFDLLENNLLFLDENTPLLNGRCLRNHLAHDNALVDILLSDPSTTVILNAKKLIEENIMRSNKKIGKLVSDDSSKLREKYDQGLITVTNQETMFDALQEGNFESLKDCLRKGADINARSIHLWSTLHFAAKGPSLEVIKFILDQNLLNVKDIKDIKGQSPLHVAAAHGRKNIVNFFVKEAGLYVDDPDNKGKTPLHIAAQNGHKDTVEILLENKANTVTQDVIGLSSLHYAIRNNHVDVAKIILAKDKNVDINESSGGFTPLHEAAEMGHLELVNFLLEHEANFNARNDKDWTPLHAAAINGHLEIVEALILKGADVNARVINGQTPLHHAVEFGHEKIARTLLERGANVNAIDKPYNNAALHYAAKDGHEGIVKTLLEYKADPSINTFQDVTPLHLAVQNGHLEIVTILLNHSVDINAKDKNNYFTPLHYAVHSGHETVVELLLEKGAEVNAKTNINVTPLHVATVKGYQNITDLLIKNKARINAQDIYGNTPLHTAASNGCIDVIELLIKKKAEVNARRNDGITPLHVATLSNHIDAITFLIDNDVEVSANAKDGATPLHLAVLNEGNINIVDLLLRNKAEVNVKNIADRTPLHIAVGAGHKEIIKLLIAHGANINVRANINVGANINNHYVTPLLSAVTHNNKEIVELLLENQADTEDSKPLLQAALLGHKDIIEILLKYEAHVDIKDSKDFTPLHLAAIRGHKEIVNILIRKVDIDARNINGMTPLYLAAQEGHKVIVEILIARGANVSIQSNKGATPLHAAAVNGHSNVVKVLLNSTLNINIKDNENRTSLELAVAHGHLEVVKTLLQYEKIDMKDSGNWTILHIASQENKLEMVKYLVDEGFDINTKTAFGYKPMHIAAREGHKDIIEFFLSKGLNINDLGADNQTLLHYATKKGNLAVVEYLISQDADVNAQDINGLSPMHIAASFGYKNVIEILLKNGAVYNLVDKSHKKPLVMSRDKNVINLLASIKNLFKAIKQNKLPEAESYIKMGAFVNAKNVYGGTPLHYAAWKGCDEIVNVLLQNRADPNTVNNKGFTPLHYAAKFSHLKVVKALLSNGAVYNAVSNDNKTPSDFTVDKKIISLFKLVSKSFKNVKSGKSKVINDLNRIKDIDTIKAIMGARNEGNKTLVVVAVHSNFSKVEQLKEISQGDVSFQIAKAVALSNQRKCQEALNIFKSAFEKRKEILGPDNPGTLDIQAHIAKILYGQGFFQEALNTLEEIFQKRKEVLGLNDKDTLNTRSTIALVLHRLGKNEEASNIYQVVYPKQKEILGSDHPDTLNTQFHMALVLNGQGKFEEALNMNRIVFEKRKNMSGAENAAYAVRAQNNIAMVLCNQGKYAEALEIYKDVYEKKNVIFGFTHSDTLRTLHNIAEVLFRQKKYHEALKVYQKVLNIQKSVLGPNHFDTLSTQYGIASVFFAQGKWISALKAYKKCSDQMKAVFGYHPNVLDILNKIETINSIFKLEGRKSDIFQCLQTDINIAASNGDIENVRRLVKDGANPNDKDMDGRTSLHYAVNNRRIGVLNFLLNAGADVTQVTNKGNTPLHTATSKGYKEIVEVLLQHVSRDKLNNFINAKTAASGSTSLHVAASNGYFDIVKSLLKHGAIYNIKNKEGETPLNLSKNQSVIDLLQLVEELFKDAKKGNIEGINKLKAVKPDEFQAAINACNDQGNTLLQVATANKHMTTANKLLEMLNKLKQTL, encoded by the exons ATGGACAATCAAAGTGAGGATGAAGAAACTAAAAAGAAACCATGCAAAGACATTTGTAATTACAG CATTTCAGAGGAAGAGGGTGGAGACACTGCTGCAGATTCCTTGGATATTAAACCACCACCACGAGCGATTGTTCGCCATCATAAATCAAGCTCATCTCATCAAGGAGAGAAACATAGCAATAGAAGAAGTGACAGGGATGAGAGGGAACGCAGTTCGCATCAGCATGAACATCATGGACGTAGTGACGCGAACTTAGAGGGGTTTGTGCATATATCTCAGCTACAGACTAGTTCTTTTCAAGAAAACAAACAGTTTTTATCACGTCTATACAGATCAAAAGAAGAGTTTATAAATGAGTATAAAAGGCTTTACTATGAAAGAGCAAAATCCGAAGAGCTTTATCTTCTGATTTTAACTGAACTAAAAGCAGCAATGTCAAATGGTAATATTACtatcttaaaaaaattaaaggacGTAATTGATTACATGAATGAAGCAGAAGATCCAATAACtttgagaaattattatgatCATGCTAATAATCCGATTAAAAATACCAATTTAGTTATCTTGGCTTGCAAACACAAGAAGGTAAAGGTTCTAGAATACCTATTTGACAGTGATAATACactcttaaataatttatctattGATGTGAATATATTACCCGATGATAGAGATGAGGAATGTCATAATGCGTTTTATTATGCTATACGTTCAAGTATGATTGAGCTTCTTAATACACTTATCAATAACTGGCCGGATAATTATTTCGCTGTTCATTTGGAAGAGTTGGatgaaattctttcaaaagcGTATGAAGAGTTAAAGTTAAAGAATGTACCCTTGTCAGacaaaatggaaatttatgtTGAAAATAAGTTAATAAATCTGCGTTTCTTCTCTAATACTTCAAGACAGGACCAAAGTTTCAAGGGGGAtcgtaatgataaaaaaaataaaaccgaAGAACGGATTGAATTAATACTTGAAAACATTAACTTACTAAAGAGAGATTACGAGAGAAACGCGAAAAAAGTAGATCAAAGGTTTTTGTTCATAGCAAAGTTTAttgcacaaaatatttatatattaaaacggCAGTTAAAATCAACTTATGATAGATTACCTTGGGAAGAAATAGAATTCTGTTTAGTCAGTTTTGTTTCTTCTTACGTAAAACAACAAGAGATCAATCTATTTTATCGTTCTACATTgaataaaagcaaaatattaaatcatttagaaaattttacaaagaaaCTTAAAGacgaaaaagatattatagaAGATGTAAACATTAACAAAAATGCTGTTCGTCGAAAGTTAACACGTGATGAAGTTATTGCACAGATTATTAGCAATTCCCCTCAATTTGAAGAGTTGTATAATGATTATCAACGAATTAGGGATATTCAgtctttaaagaaaataaatgattatataaaattggcACTATTAGCTGATtctaaagaaaagaaaggccAGTTAATTATTACAAGGACTTTACAAGTTATTGGTGAGCATTTAAAAAACACCTTAGAGTCTCCTAAGTTATCTAATACTACAAGTAAGCTTTTGTTGCTCTCATTACCGAaatatacaagaaaaataattatagatttaCGTAATTCGTTATCACATGCTGATTCACTCTTTAATAGAACAGAGATTGAGGATAATAaagatgttaatttttttattggtgTTCAAAACGATATTAAGAAAGTTAGTGATGtaattactaatattttttacaacaaCAAAATCAAAGTAATtacaatacttttaaaaaatattatcagtAGTGAcaattttgatgaaataaaagaGCTTGTAGAAATGCTTCGTACTGTTAAATTGGATGATATAATTTCGGAAGATTTTAAAATGATAGAACGCGAAAAGCTTGAAAATCTCATTAAAGAATTAAGCGATAATATAACTGATAAGACAGATTATGAACAGGAGttgttcaataaaattaataatataatcaattcAGCAGATATCCTAtcaaaaaattacattatagGATTTCTATCATTAAAGAGTTTACGTACTTTCTTGAATGAAAGAGTGATTAACCACAATATTGTTAAGGACCTAAAATTCcgtgttaatataatattagagcAGATAGCTCTAAAAATAGATTCTTATAATCTtaaagatattgttatgttgatactgaaaattttttatagtgtTGAGTCGAGAATACAATGCGACAAACTTGATGAACTGAACAGATTAATctatgaaattgtttttattgttGAATTTGTAATAGACGACATTGAatggattaaaaaattaaaaagcgaGTTGAATAAAAAACGTTTGTTTAGTCCTTCGtataaacaagaaaaaacTTACGATACAGAAAAAACATATGATAACCAACTTGCACTAAAACTATctgaattgaaaaatattttaagcgaTAACATATTAAGTGGCCAATTAACTAAAACATTCCCTTGTTATaagaacgataaaaaattacaagcaGTAGTAGAAATGCTTGTTTTGGATATAATGTCAATTTTGGGCTCAAAGAATTTTGACCTACTAGAAAATAATCTACTATTTTTAGATGAAAATACTCCTTTACTAAATGGAAGATGTTTACGTAATCATTTAGCGCATGATAATGCATTagttgatatattattatctgatCCTTCAACAACAGTTATTTTAAACGCTAAAAAACttattgaagaaaatataatgagaagtaacaaaaaaattgGCAAATTAGTGAGTGATGATTCTTCCAAATTGAGAGAGAAATACGATCAAGGCTTAATTACCGTTACTAATCAGGAAACAATGTTCGATGCTTTGCAAGAAGGAAATTTCGAAAGCTTAAAAGATTGCCTCAGAAAAGGAGCAGATATCAATGCTAGAAGTATTCACTTATGGTCCACATTGCATTTTGCTGCTAAGGGACCTAGTCTTGAAGTTATAAAATTCATCCTTGATCAAAATTTGCTTAATGTTAAGGATATTAAGGATATCAAAGGCCAAAGTCCACTGCACGTTGCTGCTGCACATGGAAGGaaaaatattgtgaactttttcgtaaaagaaGCAGGTTTATATGTTGATGATCCAGATAATAAGGGCAAAACACCACTACACATTGCAGCTCAAAATGGTCACAAGGATACTGTCGAGAttctattagaaaataaagcTAATACTGTTACCCAAGATGTAATCGGTCTTTCATCTTTACATTATGCAATAAGAAACAATCATGTTGACGTTGCTAAGATTATACTagcaaaagataaaaatgttgacATTAATGAGTCTAGTGGTGGATTTACTCCATTGCATGAAGCTGCAGAAATGGGTCACTTGGAGTTAGTTAATTTCTTACTTGAACATGAGGCAAATTTTAACGCTAGAAATGATAAAGATTGGACACCATTACATGCGGCAGCCATCAACGGCCATCTGGAAATAGTGGAGGCTTTAATTCTGAAGGGAGCTGATGTTAACGCTAGAGTTATCAATGGTCAAACACCATTACATCATGCAGTAGAATTCGGTCATGAGAAGATAGCTAGAACTCTATTGGAACGTGGAGCTAATGTTAATGCTATTGACAAACCCTATAATAATGCAGCTTTACACTATGCGGCAAAAGATGGGCACGAGGGAATCGTTAAGACTTTACTGGAATATAAAGCTGACCCTAGTATTAACACTTTTCAAGATGTAACTCCACTACATTTGGCAGTACAGAATGGCCACTTGGAAATAGTAACTATTCTCCTGAACCATAGTGTCGACATTAATgctaaagataaaaataactatTTTACACCATTACACTATGCAGTACATAGTGGTCACGAGacagttgttgaacttttatTGGAAAAGGGAGCAGAAGTAAATGCTAAaactaatattaatgtaacacCACTACATGTAGCGACTGTAAAAGGGTATCAAAATATTACTGATCttctgataaaaaataaagctcgAATTAATGCTCAAGACATATACGGTAATACACCCCTACATACAGCTGCTTCGAACGGTTGCATAGATGTTATTGAActtctaataaaaaagaaagctgAAGTAAATGCTAGAAGGAATGACGGCATTACACCATTGCATGTAGCTACTCTAAGTAACCATATAGATgctattacttttttaatagaCAATGATGTCGAAGTCAGTGCTAATGCAAAAGATGGTGCTACACCGTTACATTTAGCTGTCCTAAATGAAGGCAACATAAATATTGTTGATCTCCTATTAAGAAATAAAGCCGAAgtcaatgtaaaaaatattgcagacAGAACACCATTACATATTGCTGTGGGAGCAGGTCATAAAGAAATCATTAAGCTTTTGATAGCACACGGGGCTAATATTAACGTCAGGGCTAATATTAACGTCGGAGCTAATATTAACAACCACTATGTGACACCATTGCTTTCTGCAGTTACACATAATAACAAGGAAATCGTAGAACTTCTTCTAGAAAATCAAGCTGACACAGAAGACAGTAAACCTTTATTGCAAGCAGCGCTTCTTGGCCATAaagatattatagaaattttgttaaaatatgaaGCTCACGTTGACATAAAAGATTCTAAAGACTTTACTCCATTACATCTAGCTGCCATAAGAGGTCATAAGGAGATAGTAAACATCTTGATAAGAAAAGTTGACATTGATGCCAGAAATATTAATGGTATGACACCATTATATCTTGCAGCACAAGAGGGTCATAAGGTAATTGTTGAGATTTTAATAGCACGTGGAGCTAACGTCAGCATTCAATCTAACAAAGGAGCAACACCATTACATGCAGCAGCCGTAAATGGTCACAGTAATGTTGTAAAAGTCTTACTAAATagtacattaaatattaatattaaagataatgaGAATAGAACATCGTTAGAATTAGCAGTGGCGCATGGTCATTTAGAAGTGGTTAAAACGTTACTTCAATACGAAAAAATAGATATGAAGGATAGCGGTAATTGGACAATATTGCACATTGCTTCCCAGGAAAATAAGCTAGAAATGGTAAAATATCTAGTAGATGAAGgatttgatattaatactAAAACTGCTTTTGGCTATAAGCCTATGCACATTGCAGCTAGAGAAGGTCATAAAGATATTATAGAGTTTTTCCTTAGTAAgggattaaatattaacgatcTTGGTGCAGATAATCAGACGTTACTGCACTATGCTACCAAGAAAGGTAATTTAGCTGTTGTTGAGTATTTAATATCGCAAGATGCTGATGTTAATGCTCAAGATATCAATGGCTTAAGTCCTATGCATATTGCTGCTAGTTTTGGCTATAAAAACGTGATtgaaattttactaaaaaatgGAGCGGTTTATAATCTTGTTGACAAGTCTCATAAAAAACCATTAGTAATGTCTCGTGACAAAAACGTTATCAATTTATTAGCAtcaattaaaaacttatttaaggccataaaacaaaataaattgccAGAAGCTGAGAGTTACATTAAAATGGGAGCGTTTGTTAATGCCAAAAATGTTTATGGTGGAACACCACTACATTATGCTGCATGGAAAGGATGTGACGAAATTGTCAATGTTCTATTACAAAATAGAGCTGATCCTAATACAGTTAATAACAAGGGGTTTACTCCTCTGCATTATGCCGCTAAGTTCTCTCACTTAAAAGTTGTGAAAGCCTTATTATCTAATGGTGCAGTGTATAATGCGGTCtctaatgataataaaacgcCATCAGATTTTACtgtagataaaaaaataattagctTATTTAAATTAGTGAGTAAATCATTTAAAAACGTTAAAAGTGGCAAGTCTAAAGTTATTAATGATCTTAATagaataaaagatattgataCAATAAAAGCAATCATGGGTGCCCGTAATGAAGGAAACAAAACGCTAGTAGTGGTCGCAGTACATAGTAACTTTTCAAAGGTCGAACAATTGAAAGAGATATCACAAGGTGACGTATCCTTTCAGATTGCTAAGGCTGTAGCGCTTTCGAATCAGAGGAAGTGTCAAGAAgccttaaatattttcaaaagtgCATttgaaaagaggaaagaaatatTAGGACCAGATAATCCTGGCACTTTAGATATTCAGGCACATATAGCTAAAATATTATACGGACAAGGATTTTTCCAAGAAGCTTTGAATACACTTGaggaaatttttcagaaacgaAAAGAAGTGCTGGGTTTAAATGACAAGGACACTTTAAATACAAGAAGTACAATTGCTTTAGTGCTACATAGACTAGGAAAAAATGAGGAAGCTTCCAATATTTATCAAGTAGTCTATCCGaagcaaaaagaaatattaggCTCAGATCACCCGGATACATTAAATACTCAGTTTCACATGGCACTAGTATTGAATGGACAAGGAAAATTTGAAGAAGCATTAAATATGAATAGGatagtttttgaaaaaagaaagaacatgTCAGGTGCGGAAAACGCGGCATATGCTGTGCGTGCTCAAAATAATATAGCGATGGTATTGTGTAATCAAGGTAAATACGCAGAGGCACTGGAGATTTATAAAGACGTttacgaaaagaaaaatgtgattTTCGGTTTTACTCATTCTGATACTTTGAGAACGTTACATAACATTGCCGAAGTGCTGTTCcgacaaaagaaatatcatgAAGCCTTGAAAGTTTACCAAAAggttttaaatattcaaaaaagtGTTTTGGGACCAAATCATTTCGATACCTTAAGTACTCAATATGGGATAGCAAGTGTATTTTTCGCTCAAGGCAAATGGATTAGTGCACTGAAAGCCTACAAAAAATGTTCTGATCAAATGAAAGCTGTTTTTGGATATCATCCTaatgttttggatattttaaacaagatagaaacgattaattcgatatTTAAACTTGAGGGCAGAAAATCAGATATTTTCCAATGTCTGCAAACGGACATTAATATTGCTGCTAGTAATGGTGATATAGAAAATGTCCGACGTCTAGTAAAAGATGGAGCTAATCCTAATGATAAAGATATGGATGGAAGAACATCGCTACATTACGCTGTTAACAATAGACGCATAGGTGTTCTGAACTTCTTACTAAACGCCGGAGCTGACGTTACTCAAGTTACTAATAAAGGTAATACACCATTACACACTGCTACTTCTAAAGGTTACAAAGAAATTGTTGAAGTTTTGTTACAACATGTGAGTcgtgataaattaaataacttcattaatgcTAAAACCGCTGCTAGCGGCAGTACATCACTTCACGTTGCAGCGAGTAATGGTTACTTTGATATTGTCAAATCTTTACTGAAGCATGGTGCAATCTATAACATTAAGAATAAGGAAGGTGAGACACCTCTTAATCTTTCCAAAAACCAGAGTGTTATTGATTTACTGCAACTGGTTGAAGAGTTATTTAAAGATGCAAAAAAAGGTAATATTGAAGGTATTAACAAGTTAAAGGCAGTGAAACCAGATGAGTTTCAAGCTGCAATAAATGCTTGTAATGATCAAGGGAATACGCTATTACAAGTTGCTACAGCTAATAAACACATGACTACTGCGAATAAACTGTTAGAAATGCTAAACAAACTAAAGcaaactttataa
- the LOC105278885 gene encoding uncharacterized protein LOC105278885 isoform X1, translating to MFRINILKFPVIMFNYMKWYGDKLVQNSTLHPAGERSERLSRLRRERQETMKRIKGCFRKPLRWSYIHVHSRKQEPFNVINEYYDKYSDIIRDCLNELSAKIKKDQSMASRSNIIAFATSYYNLGIIYKEGKCSNLSRKLFLRCYKLLKEKRLNRRAILIAVKTLIVLSEIAKEEKETEEEWRWLNAGINLCLRYIERDNLQEPICVELADAYVKIEKQQDMKIILMSLYASMIDRMKMLYYEKTEYRDKGMNIVHKFLNKRARVIQSLNERCEWSSSVIVTSLRLLTNQRFTEARDCLAAAKYMMELVERDPSLHTINNIVTELKARLADAWHTYAVQILKVSYHQETRGRKQNKSPVLNQEEPTNLLLFTSLAEDLVDISNRITDSCVSDVNEAQIVFRYAAK from the exons ATGTttcgaattaatattttgaaatttcctgtaataatgtttaattatatgaaGTGGTATGGTGACAAGCTTGTCCAGAACTCGACACTTCATCCTGCAG GAGAACGCTCAGAAAGACTTAGCAGACTTAGACGGGAACGACAGGAGACAATGAAACGTATAAAAGGATGCTTTCGGAAACCATTGAGATGGtcatatatacacgtacattCACGGAAGCAGGAGCCATTTAATGTGATTAATGAGTATTATGATAAATACTCGGACATAATAAGAGACTGTTTGAATGAATTGTCAGCCAAAATCAAGAAGGATCAAAGTATGGCATCAAGGTCCAACATTATAGCTTTTGCAACATCTTACTATAATCTAGGTATAATATACAAGGAAGGAAAGTGTTCAAACTTGTCTCGAAAATTGTTCCTAAGatgttacaaattattaaaagaaaaaaggttGAACCGCAGAGCCATTTTGATAGCTGTTAAGACGTTAATAGTATTAAGCGAAAtagcaaaagaagaaaaagaaacagaagaaGAATGGCGATGGTTAAATGCTGGTATCAATTTATGTTTACGATATATTGAACGTGATAATTTGCAGGAACCAATTTGCGTCGAACTTGCTGATGCTTACGTCAAAATTGAAAAGCAAcaagatatgaaaataatattaatgtcgttATATGCGAGTATGATAGATCGTatgaaaatgttatattatgaGAAGACGGAATATAGAGATAAAGGTATGAATATCGTTCATAAGTTTTTAAACAAGCGAGCAAGAGTGATTCAGTCTCTGAATGAACGATGTGAGTGGTCTAGCTCAGTGATTGTAACGAGTTTACGTCTTTTAACAAATCAACGCTTTACTGAAGCCAGAGATTGTCTCGCTGCAGCAAAATATATGATGGAATTGGTGGAGAGAGATCCGTCACTTCacactattaataatatcgtcACGGAGCTAAAAGCAAGGCTTGCTGATGCATGGCATACATATGCAGTCCAGATTTTGAAGGTGTCTTATCACCAAGAAACaagaggaagaaaacaaaacaaaagtcCTGTCCTAAATCAAGAGGAACCTACAAACTTACTATTATTTACATCATTGGCAGAAGACTTAGTAGATATTAGTAACAGAATTACCGATTCATGTGTATCAGATGTAAACGAGGCGCAAATAGTTTTTCGGTATGCAGCAAAATAA
- the LOC105278885 gene encoding uncharacterized protein LOC105278885 isoform X2 has protein sequence MKRIKGCFRKPLRWSYIHVHSRKQEPFNVINEYYDKYSDIIRDCLNELSAKIKKDQSMASRSNIIAFATSYYNLGIIYKEGKCSNLSRKLFLRCYKLLKEKRLNRRAILIAVKTLIVLSEIAKEEKETEEEWRWLNAGINLCLRYIERDNLQEPICVELADAYVKIEKQQDMKIILMSLYASMIDRMKMLYYEKTEYRDKGMNIVHKFLNKRARVIQSLNERCEWSSSVIVTSLRLLTNQRFTEARDCLAAAKYMMELVERDPSLHTINNIVTELKARLADAWHTYAVQILKVSYHQETRGRKQNKSPVLNQEEPTNLLLFTSLAEDLVDISNRITDSCVSDVNEAQIVFRYAAK, from the coding sequence ATGAAACGTATAAAAGGATGCTTTCGGAAACCATTGAGATGGtcatatatacacgtacattCACGGAAGCAGGAGCCATTTAATGTGATTAATGAGTATTATGATAAATACTCGGACATAATAAGAGACTGTTTGAATGAATTGTCAGCCAAAATCAAGAAGGATCAAAGTATGGCATCAAGGTCCAACATTATAGCTTTTGCAACATCTTACTATAATCTAGGTATAATATACAAGGAAGGAAAGTGTTCAAACTTGTCTCGAAAATTGTTCCTAAGatgttacaaattattaaaagaaaaaaggttGAACCGCAGAGCCATTTTGATAGCTGTTAAGACGTTAATAGTATTAAGCGAAAtagcaaaagaagaaaaagaaacagaagaaGAATGGCGATGGTTAAATGCTGGTATCAATTTATGTTTACGATATATTGAACGTGATAATTTGCAGGAACCAATTTGCGTCGAACTTGCTGATGCTTACGTCAAAATTGAAAAGCAAcaagatatgaaaataatattaatgtcgttATATGCGAGTATGATAGATCGTatgaaaatgttatattatgaGAAGACGGAATATAGAGATAAAGGTATGAATATCGTTCATAAGTTTTTAAACAAGCGAGCAAGAGTGATTCAGTCTCTGAATGAACGATGTGAGTGGTCTAGCTCAGTGATTGTAACGAGTTTACGTCTTTTAACAAATCAACGCTTTACTGAAGCCAGAGATTGTCTCGCTGCAGCAAAATATATGATGGAATTGGTGGAGAGAGATCCGTCACTTCacactattaataatatcgtcACGGAGCTAAAAGCAAGGCTTGCTGATGCATGGCATACATATGCAGTCCAGATTTTGAAGGTGTCTTATCACCAAGAAACaagaggaagaaaacaaaacaaaagtcCTGTCCTAAATCAAGAGGAACCTACAAACTTACTATTATTTACATCATTGGCAGAAGACTTAGTAGATATTAGTAACAGAATTACCGATTCATGTGTATCAGATGTAAACGAGGCGCAAATAGTTTTTCGGTATGCAGCAAAATAA